The genomic interval TTTTGATCTCTTTTTGATAAATAAAAGAATCATCTCGCATGGCAAGATTTTGGTATTCATACAACGGGATTGGTGATCCGCTTTTACCTACAAGTTATAATCAAATGACACTTAAACCAGGTTGTATTAACGGAGCTAGAGTTTGTGCGATTTATTCACCTGGTTTCTTTAATCCTACAGCACCATTGTCGTCTCGTTTAAGAACTTATATTGCAAATATTCAGTTAGCATTAATTCCTCAACCTGACTCAAGCCTGGGTGTGAAGAAATATGTTTATGGTAGAGTGTGTTAATTTCAAAACTGTAGCAATCAATCATGGGGAAGCCGAAAACCCTGAAAAGAGTAGGCATTTAAATAAATTTTTTTGATCTCTTTTTTATAAACAAAAGAATCATCTCTTATGGCAAGATTTTGGTATTCATATAATGGAATTGGCGATCCGATTTTACCTACAAGTTATACTCAGGCATTGGTTAAACCAACTTGCACTAACGGACCTAGAATTTGTGCAATTTATGCACCTGGTGCCTTTAATCCCACTCAACCATTGTCTGCTCGTTTAAGATCATATATTGCTAATTTTTCAGGAACATTATTAGCACAGCCCGACTCATCATTAAGTGTTAAAAAATATGTTTACGGTAGGTCCTGTTAACTATAAAATTTAATCAAGAAAACCCTTAATGAATAGATATACTAATTAAATTATATTTTCATAAAAGTTAGTTAATATGGCAAGATTTTGGTATGCATACATTGGTGGAGATATATTTTCACCAACAAGTTACGCTCTAGCAATCATTAAACCAAGTTGTATTAGTGGTTGTAAGATTTGTGCAATTTATTCACCTGGTGCATTTAATCCAACAGCACCGTTATCTTCTCGTTTAAGAAGTTATATGGTTAGATTATTAATGTCATCTATCGCTCAACCTGATGATCCTGGATTTAAAATATACTTATATGGTAAAAATTGTTAATCATGTTTATATCTGATTATTAACACTAAATAAAAAACATTCTTGTTATTTCTAATCAGATATAAACTATTAATTAAGGTTAATAACACTAAAAGCACTAAAAGTATTTATTATCCCCCCAGAAATACATTTATCCTTTAATGCTGCTGAGATTAAAACTGATTTCATTATTATATTTTTCACTTGGGCTGCTGTTAATTTTGGATAATATGCCCGGATTAATCCGGCTAACCCTGAAACCATTGGAGTAGCCATACTTGTACCTGTATCCTCCAGATAAGCCGACCTCGGTATAGTAGAAGTGATATCAACACCAGGAGCATAAACATCAACACTTTTTTTACCAAAATTAGAAAAAGGAGCAGCTAACTTTTCATTATTTCTCCAATCAGAAGCACCTACCTCTAACCAGCATTCAGCTATGGCCTGACCTTCCTTTGTATTTCGATCTGGATAAATAGACATTTGATCGAGATCCACTCCTTCGTTACCAGCCCCATGTACAATCAAAATATCTTTACTAATTGCATATTTTATGGCTTCATTAACCTCAACACTTTTTTTAGCCCAGGGCTGACCAAAACTCATATTTATGATTTTAGCACCATTGTCGGTTGCATAACGAATGGCAGTGGCAATACCTTTTGTTTTTTTATCTGCATCAGAATTATCAAATTGGTTAACAACCATCAAAGTTGATTCCTTCTGGATAGGATTGATGCCAGGAATAGCTTTGAGTACCATGATTTTTACATGATCAGCTACTCCTTTAATACCAATATTATTAGTACGTACCGCAGCAATAATACCTGAAACATGCGTACCATGATAAGCTGATGCCCCCCCTGTCAATAGGTCATAATCTTTCTTTTCATAATAAGCCAGCTGCATCTTATAATAGTTTATTGCTCTTTGCAGGTTAATCTTTTTATAAATCAAAAAATCAGGATAACTTTTTAAACCAGAGACTATATTCATCTGCATTTTAAACTCTCGTTCATTATTAGGAACATAATTTTTAAAATCATCGATAGCAGGTACAGCTTTACCTATCTTTTGTATAATCTGATCCAATATTTTCTGTTCTCCTATTACAATTTTCAATTTATTGTCTGTTGAAAGTAGTTCGGCTTTCTCATTTTCTTTAATAATATTGCTACGAAAGTCCCAACCATGTATATCGTCGATAAAACCATTTTGATCATCATCTTTCCCATTACCAGGTATCTCTTTAGGATTCGTCCAGATAATTGATTTTAGATCTTCATGATTGATATCTACTCCTCCATCAATTACAGCAATGATAACAGAAATAGCTTTTTTGTCTTTTAACAATTCCAGGTAAGCTTTTTCTGTACTAATCCCAAATACACTATCAGCTTTCAGATCCAGATTTTGCCAATTATCCTTAGGCCTTTCGCGAGTTTGGGCAACTACAAAATTACTTGATAATACTATATATATAATCAATCTCAGCATACTGAGACATTTAATACAAATCTTTTCTGTCATCTTTATTTAATAATTTTTAACAGTTCCAGTTCAAAAACAAGTGTACTATTGGGTGGAATCGTACCTGAGTTTGAACCTCCTCCATAAGCAAGATGAGCAGGAATATAAATAATCCATTTAGAGCCAACCGGCATTAGCTGTAAAGCCTCAGCCCATCCTTTAATTACACTTCCAACATTTTCAACAATGTATGGAATTCCCTTTTCTAAAGAGCTGTCAAAAATCTTTCCGTTAACCAATGTTCCTGTGTAGTTCACACTAACTTTATCCGTCGCAAGGGGCTTAGCGCCTTTGCCTTGACGGATAACTTTATACTGTAATCCTGAGGGTAAAACGACTACGCCCTCTTTTTTTCGGTTCAATGATAAAAAAAGATCATTTTCCTCAGCTGAAGGTCCTTTCATTGACTCTTGCGCTGTTCTTTTTGCTTTTGCTACATCAGCCAAATTACCATTAACCAGCATTCCGCCATTAACTTCTGTAAATACAAATTTATCAACTACTCTTTCTTCCTCGTTCAGATCCAAACCATAACGCTGTAGTGCCTTTTTCAGACCTGCAATATCTGTCCATGAAGAGAAATTTAAATCCAGATCTACCTTTTCAGTATAAGAAGTCTCATCAAAAACATATGGATTACCAGCTTGCTGGTTTATTTGTTTAATGAGCGTACCCAAGGGAGAATCACGAAGCTGATGTACAGACCCTTTTGTAATTAAGCGATCGTCATATTCATCGGTCAGACTACGTTTGCTTTTTAACGGTATACTTTTATCAGTACGCACCATAATTAAAACCTTCTCTTTCCGCTTTTCCCAACGGGCATGTAAACCAAATAATTGATCCAAA from Pedobacter sp. WC2423 carries:
- a CDS encoding S8 family serine peptidase — encoded protein: MTEKICIKCLSMLRLIIYIVLSSNFVVAQTRERPKDNWQNLDLKADSVFGISTEKAYLELLKDKKAISVIIAVIDGGVDINHEDLKSIIWTNPKEIPGNGKDDDQNGFIDDIHGWDFRSNIIKENEKAELLSTDNKLKIVIGEQKILDQIIQKIGKAVPAIDDFKNYVPNNEREFKMQMNIVSGLKSYPDFLIYKKINLQRAINYYKMQLAYYEKKDYDLLTGGASAYHGTHVSGIIAAVRTNNIGIKGVADHVKIMVLKAIPGINPIQKESTLMVVNQFDNSDADKKTKGIATAIRYATDNGAKIINMSFGQPWAKKSVEVNEAIKYAISKDILIVHGAGNEGVDLDQMSIYPDRNTKEGQAIAECWLEVGASDWRNNEKLAAPFSNFGKKSVDVYAPGVDITSTIPRSAYLEDTGTSMATPMVSGLAGLIRAYYPKLTAAQVKNIIMKSVLISAALKDKCISGGIINTFSAFSVINLN